Within Lolium rigidum isolate FL_2022 chromosome 5, APGP_CSIRO_Lrig_0.1, whole genome shotgun sequence, the genomic segment TGGTACTACTTATATGTGTAGCCAAGCTGGCGTAGGCCAAAGGGTATCGATTCTCGTGTCAGGCGGAAGTTCAAGGGATGCACCCTGATGCCCAACATTGGATACGGTTCTGACAAGAAGACCAGGCACTACCTGCCCAACAAGTTCAAGAAGTTTGTCGTCCACAACGTCTCTGAGCTGGagctgctcatgatgcacaacagGTATGCATTTTGAAACTTACCATGCTGGTTGGTTGGTTATGAGAGCTGCAGTTATCATCTTCCATGCTCAGTGTCCGCTCTAGTAACATTTGCTGATACTAGTCTCTTTCTGCAAACAGGACATACTGTGCTGAGATTGCACATAACGTGTCCACACAGAAGCGCAAGTCGATTGTGGAGCGTGCTGCTCAGCTTGACATCGTCGTCACCAACAAGCTTGCCAGGCTCCGCAGCCAGGAGGACGAGTGAAGCATCATCCTATAGCTTACTACTAGTCTTGGCCTCTGTTGTTAGACAGTAAACCGGCATTTCAGATAATATTATCACCGTTTTTGTATTGCTGCtagatatatcatcatgtatgaagAATCAATTTGCTATGACATCATGTGGAGTGCGCAACAAATCTGAAGTCTTGTGCTTTGAGCTGTTGGTATTTGATGTTTTAAATCAAATAGCACGCAAACCCTCATCAGTATCGATTGAGTTGTGTTTGTTAACAGTTCTTTGGTTTTCCACTAATAAATGGAGCGTTGATCTAGAATATTTAGCTGGCTGCTGGGCACATCCATAAGCACATCACCAGACTGTAGCTATTAAGAGCATCTCTTGTAGAGCCCGAAAAAATGTAAACTGAAAACGCCGGATGCAGTGTACCGAAAACGAATTCAGTGTACCGAAAACACGAGTTCTATTCGCAGCAGAATAGAAACCGTAACTGTCGAAATTCGTAGTGACGCAGAATAGAAACCGTAAAATGTTCGCAGTGGCGCAGAATAGAAACCGTAAAATGGAACTGAAAAGAGGAAGCCGAATTCAGTGTACCGAAAACACGAGTTCTGTCGAAATTCGGAGTGGTGCAGAATAGAAACCGTAAAATGGAACTGAAAAGAGGAATTCGAGTTCAGTCGAAATTCGCAGTGGCAGTAAAATGGAACTGAAAAGAGGAATTCGAAATGGCGCGGGTAAAATTTAGTGATGATCATAGTTCTAGATGACATAGATGCTCCAATTGAGTATTTGAGCATAGACCGTACATAGTTCTTGAAATTGAAAACGTAATTACTGGTACACCGGCAAGCGCAACCTACctaagcaaaatgcggcctatATGACCTATGGCGAgcggcggtgccggtgctggaGGAGATGGTCGGCGGCGTGGAAGACCTTCACGCGTCGTCCTTGTCaagcttgacgcggcggacgcgggcctcccggcgggTTGCCTCGTACTCCCTGACTTGGCGGACGGCGTCTGCCTCCTCCCGGAGGAAGCGCGCCCGAGCCTCGGCGTCGCTGATCGCCTTCGCCTGCGaggatggcctcctcctcgtcgctgtcgtggacgtagtccccggcggagatggtcggcgaccgcgcggggacgaggtcgtcctCCTTGTCGCTCTCCGCCACGGGCAGCCGCGGTGCGCG encodes:
- the LOC124652673 gene encoding 60S ribosomal protein L32-1-like; its protein translation is MAVPLLTTKIVKKRTKHFKRAHSDRYIGLKPSWRRPKGIDSRVRRKFKGCTLMPNIGYGSDKKTRHYLPNKFKKFVVHNVSELELLMMHNRTYCAEIAHNVSTQKRKSIVERAAQLDIVVTNKLARLRSQEDE